The following are encoded in a window of Phaseolus vulgaris cultivar G19833 chromosome 3, P. vulgaris v2.0, whole genome shotgun sequence genomic DNA:
- the LOC137839342 gene encoding uncharacterized protein produces the protein MKLRIKQVFASVEHLHTNGQVKSANRVLLRGLKRRLERAKGTCAEEVPRIVWAYHTIPQSTTKETPFSLVYGSDAMIPVQIQENSPRFQNFMAEESNEERKVNLDLLDEVREEARIKAEALKRRVEYKYNSKLRPWQF, from the coding sequence ATGAAGCTGAgaataaagcaggtgttcgcatcagtcgaacacctcCATACAAACGGGCAAGTCAAGTCtgccaaccgagttctgctcagaggtctgaagagaaggctggaaAGGGCCAAAGGGACCTGTGCAGAGgaagttcctagaattgtgtgggcttaccacactatTCCCCAATCCACCACcaaagaaacaccctttagcttggtgtatggttcaGACGCAATGATTCCTGTACAGATCCAAGAGAACTCACCACGTTTTCAGAACTTCatggctgaagagtccaatgaagaaagaaaggtgaacttggacctactggatgaagtaagggaggaagcaagaatcaaggctgaagctttgaagagaagggtggagtacaagtacaactccaagttgAGACCTTGGCAGTtctag